A segment of the Candidatus Andeanibacterium colombiense genome:
CCGCCGCGCTCCGCATAATAGGCCTCGAGGATCGCGCGCGCCTCCGGGTGGATCACCACGGGCACGCCGAGCGCCTCGGCCACCGCGTCGACGGTGATGTCGTCATGGGTCGGGCCGATCCCGCCGGTGGTGAAGAGATAGTCGTTCGCGGTGCGCAAGGCGTTGACCGCCGCGACGATCGCCGCGGTGTCGTCGGCGACCACGCGCACTTCCTTCAGGCGGATGTTCTGGACCTGCAGCCAGCTCGCGACCTGCGCGATGTTCCGGTCGTGGGTGCGGCCGGAGAGGATCTCGTCGCCGATCACGAGCAATGCGGCGGTATAGATTTTCTGGGTTGCGGGCATGGGGGATGGTCTAGCCTAAATCGTCGTCCCAGCGAAGGCTGGGATCTCGTGCAGTTGTGCGCGACGCCTGAGACCCCAGCCTTCGCTGGGGCGACGGCTATTGTGCAATTCTACCCCGCCGCCTTCCCAAACCGCAGCACTCCGTCGTCCACCGGGCGCTCCCGGAAGTCCTTCACATCGGCGAGGTAGTCCATGTTGTGCCGCCACGGCAGCGCCGCGGCGCTCTTCGGCATCAGGTGTCGCGCGCGTTCGAGATAGCCCGATGAAAAGGCATAGGGATTGTCTTCCGCCATGCCGTGATCCTCGGCCAGCGCCGGCACCGCGATATCGGCGCCGAGCGTCTCCATCCGGTTCAGCACTTCGCAGATGTAGTTCGCGGTGTTGTCCGCGCGCAGGGTCCACGAGGCGTTGAGATAGCCGAACACCACCGCGAAGTTCGGCACGTTGGAGAACATGCAGCCGCGGTAGAACCAGTGCCGTGCGAAATCGAGCGGCTCGCCGTCGAGGGACAGCGCGATCTTGCCGCCCATCGTCAGCGTCAGCCCGGTGGCCGTGACGATAATGTCCGCGGCGAGATGCTCGCCCGAAGTGAGCTGGATCCCGGTCTCGTCGAAACGCCCGATCGTATCGGTGACGAGTGACGCATTGCCCGCCTTCACCGCTTCGAACAGGTCGCCGTCAGGCACCAGGCACAGGCGCTGCTCCCACGGATTGTAGGGCGGCACGAAATCCTTTTCGTTCCATGCCGGGCCGAGCGCCTTCTGCGCGTTCTTCGTCAGGAAGGCCGCGACCTTCTCCGGCTTTGCGCGCGCGCGTTTGAAGATGAAATTGTGCAGGCGGATGTTCTTGAAGCGGGTGATCTTATAGGCGAGTTTTTCCGGCAGCACCGCGCGCAGGAAATTGGCGACGGCATCCTTCTGCGGGCGCGAGCCCATCCAGGTCGGGGTCCGCTGGAGCATCGTGACATGGGCGGCGTCCCGCGCCATTGCGGGCAGCATCGTCACCGCGGTCGCGCCCGAGCCGATAATCACCACTTTCTTGCCTGCGTAATCGAGCCGGTCGGGCCAGAATTGCGGATGGACAATGGTCCCGCCGAACGCGTCCGTACCGGGGAATCGCGGGTCATGCGGAGCGTCGTAATCGTAATAGCCCGAGCCGAGGTAGAGGAAGCGCGGGCTCATCGTGCTGCGCGCGCCGTCACTGCCTTCCAGCGTGACGGTCCAGCGCGCCGCGGCACCGTTCCAATCCGCGCTCAGCACCTTCTGGCCGAAGGCGATGTGCTCGCGGATCCCGCGTTCGTCGACCACGCGGTTCAGGTAATCGAGGATGTTCTTTCCGTCGGCGATCGACTGTTCGTCGATCCACGGTTCGAAGCGGAAGCCGAAGCTGTGCATGTCGCTGTCGGAGCGGATCCCGGGGTATCTGAACAGATCCCAGGTGCCGCCGAGATCGCCGCGCCGTTCGGCGATCGCGAAGCTGCGGGTGGGGCAGAGCATCTTGAGATGCGCGGCCATCGAGATGCCGGAAATTCCGGCACCAACGATCAGCACATCCGGTTGTTCGGGCGCCAGTTCGGGCAGCTTGCTGTCCATGCGCGGCGATGCCTCTCCGATTGCCAGCCTGTTCCGGCTCTGCCAGATGGTGGCGCATGACGATCGTCGCGGCAAGGCGCTATTCCGGGGGCAGGGTGATCGACGATAAGCTCGATCTCGCCACCTGCACTCTTCCGGTTCCCAACGGCCAGTTCGACTGGATCGGGGTCGCCGATCCGACCCCGGCCGAACTCGAGCTGCTCCAGCGGCGTTACGATCTCCACCCGCTCGCGGTCGAGGATGCGCTGACCCAGGGACAGGGCGCGAAGGCCGAGGCGTTCGGCAAGCAGTTGTTCGTGCTCGCGACCACCGCCGCGCTCGATGGCAAGGAGCAGATCGTCTACGGCCAGACCGCGATCTTCCTTGGCAGCGATTTCATCATCACCGTGCGCCAGGGCAGCGATCGGGGCCACGCGGCGCTGCGGCGCAGCCTGGAAGCGCGCGTGAACAAGCTCTCGGAAGGGCCGGACGTGGTGTTGCACGGGCTGCTCGACTATCTGGTCGATGCCTATACCCCGCTGCTCGACGCGCTCGACAAGGCGGTCGAGGAAATGGAGGAAGGCGCGATCGCCGGCTTCCCCGATCAGGCGCGGATCCGGCGGATCTTCCGCCTGCGGCGCCGGCTCCGCCGGTTCGAGGCCAATGTCGGGCATATGGAGGAAGTCGCGGGCAAGCTTGCCTCAACCGACCTCCCGGCGATCGACGCGAAGGCCAAGCCTTATTTCAGCGACATCTACGATCACGTGCGCCACAGCCTCGGCCGCGGGCGCGGGCTCAACGATACGCTCGGCAGCATCGTAGAAGTCGCGAGCTTGCTCGAACAGAACCGTCAGGGCGCGATCACCCGCCAGCTCGCGGCGTGGGCGGCGATCCTCGGTGTCCCGACCGCGATCGCGGGGATCTACGGGATGAACTTCCAATACATGCCGGAATTGCGCTGGGAATATGGCTATTACGCGGTGCTGGCGGTGATTGCGGCGATCTGCGCCGGGCTGTTCTGGCAGTTCAAGCGGATCGGGTGGTTTTAGCCACTCCGATCCCCCGCGCAGGCGGGGGTCTCCATCGGTTTAAACTGCCCGAGGTCCCCGCCTGCGCGGGGACACAGAGATTGGTTACTTTCCGCCCTCGGCGAAGATCATCGAGCGGTCGGGCAGATCGTTGAAGTCGATCTCCGAACCGTCGCCGCCGGTGCCGGCGAGTTGTTCCTTCGCCGCCTGCACCGTGTTGGCGAGCAGGCACGAGATCGTCATCGGACCGACGCCGCCGGGTACCGGGGTGACCGCACGGGCGTGCTGCACTTCGTCGAACGCCACGTCGCCGACCAGCCGGGTCGTGCCATCCGCGTTCTTGAGCCGGGTGATGCCGACGTCGATGATCACCGCACCGGGCTTGACCCAGTAACCCTTGACCAGCTCCGGCGCGCCGGCGGCGGCGATGATCACGTCGGCCTTGCGCGCGATGTCGGGCAGGTTCTTGGTCTCGATATGGGTGACGGTGACGGTCGCCTCACGCTCGAGCAGCAGCATCGCGATCGGCTTGCCGACGATGTTTGACTTGCCGATCACCACGCAGTCGAGACCGGTCAGATCGTCGAACACCGTGTCGAGCAGCTTCATCACGCCGAACGGGGTGCAGGGCACGATCCCGCCGGTGCCGGTCGAAAGGCGCCCGACATTGACCGGGTGGAACCCGTCGACATCCTTCGACGGGACGATCGAGCGCAGCACCAGCCCGGTGTCGATATGCTTCGGCAGCGGCACCTGGCAGAGGATGCCGTGGACTTCCGGATCGGCGTTGAGCCGCCCGATCAGCGCCAGCACGTCTTCCTGCGAAGTGTCCTCCGGCAGGCGGTGCTCGAAGCTGAGGATGCCGACTTCGTTGGACTTCTTGAGCTTGCGGCCGACATAGACCTCGCTCGCCGGATCGTGTCCGACGAGGATGACCGCGAGGCCGGGGCGGGGAGCGCCCGCCGCGACCAGCGCATCGACCTGCGCCTTGGTTTCCGTGTCGAGTTTGCGGGCGACCGCGCGCCCGTCGATAATGTCAGCCATCGGTTCAGCTGCCTTCAGTTCTTCGCGGCGTAGCCGTTGATCCATTCGGCCGACGGGGTCAGCGCGCCGAACGGATAGAAGTGCAGGCGGACGCGGCCGGCGTCTTCGCCGAGGCCCTTGTTCAGCGAGTTGACCAGCTTGTCGGGGCCGGCGCTGCCGATCAGGTTGGTCAGGCTGATGCCGTACTTCTTCATCACGCTGGCCGAGGCGCCGACGCCGCAGCGCTTGGCGAAGCCGAGCAGGCGCTTGATCCCGGCCGGTCCAGGGACGCCGAGGCGCACCGGAACGTCGATCCCGCGGGCGCGCATTTCCTTGACCCAGGCGACGATCGCATCGTCGTCGAACGCGAACTGGGTGACGACCAGCGGGGTCATGCCGCGCTTGCGGATCGCGTCGAGCTTGCGCTCCATCCAGTCCCACAGTTCGGCCGGGGTGTTGTTGGGATGCCCTTCGGGATGCCCCCCGATGCCGACGATCTCGATCCCGTGCTTTTCGAGCAGCCCGGTCTCGATGATGTCGAGCGAGGTCGAATAGGGGCCTTCTGGCTCCGGCGGGTCGCCCGCGATGATGAACACGCGCTTCACGCCGGCCTTGGTGGTGATGTCGGCAAGATACTGGTCGAGCTCGGCTTCCGAAGTGATCCGGCGGGCCGAGAGGTGGACGATCGGCTCGAAGCCGAGTTCGCGCACCAGCACCGCGGCCTCGACGCGCTGTTCCATTTCCTCGCCGGGGAGGAAGGTCACCGCGATCTGGGTGCCGGGGCGGATCAGCGGCGCGGCTTCGCGCAGGCCTTCGATTTCCTTTGCCGTCATTTCGAGCGAGTAGCCGTCGACCATGTTGGCGCGCGGCTTTTCCCAATCGGGGTGGATGGCGGAATAGGACATGTCAAAAGCTCCCAAATTCGGAGCGAATCTTCACCGGATTCGCTTTGATAGAGGTGTCGCGGAGCCGCTTGGCGCAGGCGCGCGCGCATTGCAAGAAAGGGTCTAGCAGACTCACTTTTCTTCGTATAGATGAAATATTCACGTTCACGAAGAACTGAAGTGGGACCGGATGCTGCTCCTCTTGCCAGGCCTGATCTGCGACGCCGGCATTTATGCTGCGCAGACGGCTGCGTTTCCGGACAGCAAGGCGATCGACGGTTACGGACTCGCGGATTCGCTCGGGGCGATGGCGCGGATCGCGCTCGATCAGGCGCCCGAACGCTTCGACCTGTTCGGCCATTCGATGGGCGGCCGTGTCGCGCTTGAGGTCTACCGCCTCGCGCCGCAGCGGGTACGCCGCCTCGCGATCTCCAGTACCGGTGCCCATTCGCTGCGCCCGGGCGAGCCGGAAAAGCGCCAGGCCCTGCTCGACATTGCCGCCAATGGCGGGATCGAAGCGCTGATCGAAGCCTGGCTCCCGCCGATGGTTGCGCCCGCGCGCCGCGGCGATGAAGGACTGATGGAGCCGATGCGCGCAATGTGCCGCCGCGCCGGCACCGCGACCTTCGAAGCACAGATCAAGGCGCTGCTCGCCCGGCCCGAACAGGAAAGCCTGCTGCCGCAGATCGCTTGCCCGATGCTGGTGATGACCGGCAGCGAGGACAGCTGGAGCCCGGTTCCGCAGCACGAGGCGATCGCCGCCGCCGTTCCGAATTCCGAACTCGTCGTCGTCGAGGGTGCCGGGCACATGATCATGCCCGAAGCGCCCGAAGCGGTGAACGCCGCCATCGCCCACTGGCTCTCGCGGCCGGCGGAAGATTGAGTTTCTATTTTTGTTAAACCAACCGCTTTTTCCCAAGGAGAGGCCTTACCATGAGTGAAACCCTTCAGCAGAAGCTGGATTCGGTCGACAGCGTCGTCGACTTCCTGCGCAACCAGCAGGCCGGCCCGAATCCCTATCCCGGCGTTCCGGCGGAATATTCCAACTGGCGCAACGAGCAGGCCGCCTGGGCCAAGAGCGCGGTGCTGTTCAACCAGTCATACCACATGGTCGAGCTCTATGTGCGCGGCCCCGATGCGTTCGATCTGCTCCAGTACACCGCGATCAACAGCTTCAAGGGCTTCGCGGTCAACAAGGCCAAGCAGTACGTCCCGGTCACCCCGGACGGCTACGTCATCGGCGACGTGATCCTGTTCTACCTCGCTGAAAACGAATTCAGCCTGGTCGGCCGCGTTCCGGCGATCGAATGGGTCGAATTCCACGCCCAGTATCCGAAGCCGGACGGCACCAAATGGAATGTCACCGTGGAGCGCGACGAGCGCACCGCGCTGCGTACCGATGGCGTCCGCAAGAACTATCGCTTCCAGCTCCAGGGCCCGAACGCGATGAAGATCCTCAGCACCGCGCTGGGCGAGCAGGCTCCGGACCTCAAGTTCTTCAACATGGCCCACATCGACATCGCCGGTAAGGACGTGATCGCGCTCCGCCACGGCATGGCCGGTCAGCCGGGTTACGAACTGTTCGGCCCGTGGGAAGACTACAAGGCGGTGCACTCGGCACTGGTCGAAGCCGGCAAGAACGACGGCCTGACCCTCGTCGGCGGCCGCGCCTATTCGTCGAACACGCTGGAATCGGGCTGGCTGCCTTCGCCGCTGCCCGCCACCTTCACCGGCGACAGCCAGATGATGAAGGACTTCCGCGCCTGGGCCGGTGCCGACTCCTATGCCGGCAAGTGCTCGATCGGCGGCAGCTACGTCCCCGACAGCATCGAGGGTTACTACCTCACGCCGTGGGACATCGGCTATGGCCACATCGTCAAGTTCGACCATGACTTCGTCGGCCGCGAGGCCCTTGAGCGCATGTCGACCGAAACCCACAAGCAGAAGGTCACGCTGGCCCTCGACAACGAGGACATGCTGCGCGTGCTCTCGTCGCTCTACGCCGAAGGCGAACGCGCGAAGTACTTCGAATTCCCGAGCGCGGTGTATTCGATGCACCCGTTCGACGAAGTGAAGAACGCGGACGGCAAGGTGATCGGCGTCTCGACCTGGGTCGGCTACTCGTCGAACGAAGGCAAGATGCTGACGCTCGCGATGATCGATCCGGCCGAAGTCGAATTCGGCAAGGAAGTGAAGCTGGTGTGGGGCGAGCCCAACGGCGGTACCTCGAAGCCGACCGTCGAGCCGCACGTGCAGACCGAGATCAAGGCCGTCATCTCGCCGGTTCCTTACTCGAACGTCGCCCGCACGGCCTATGCCGACAGCTGGCGCGCGACCGGCAAGGGCACTAACGCCTGAGCCATCCGATCTTCGGAACAATTGGGGCGGTCACTTCGGTGGCCGCCCTTTTTGTTTGCCGAACCGCTGCAGCATCCGCTAAATCGCTCCAACCGGGACCAGCAACCTCCCGGTCAGGCGCCAGCCCAAGCGTTGCCTCACCCACCCGCTACCGCGGGTGGCGACGCATGAGGCATTATGACCAGCGAGCTGCGCGATGCGGATTTGCACCGGCCTGATTTCAACGAACTCTTCCGCACCTTTGCGCGCATCGGGTTGATCAATTTCGGCGGACCCGCCGGGCAGATCGCGCTGATGCACCGTGAGCTGGTCGACCAGAAACGCTGGGTCAGCGAGGAGGATTATCTCCACGCGCTCAATTTCTGCCACTTGCTGCCCGGCCCCGAGGCACAGCAACTCGCCGCGTGGATCGGGTGGAAATTCCACGGATGGCGCGGCGGGCTGGCCGCGGGGCTGCTGTTCGTGATCCCCGGCGCGCTGGTGATCCTGCTGCTTTCGGCGCTCTATGCGGTCGCCGCCCGGCTTGATTGGGTCGCCGCGCTGTTCCTCGGGATCAAGGCGGCGGTGCTGGCGATCGTGCTGCAGGCACTGCTGCGGATTGCCGGGCGGGCGCTCGATACCGCCTTCAAGCGCGCGCTGGCGGTGGCCGCCTT
Coding sequences within it:
- a CDS encoding aminomethyl transferase family protein translates to MSETLQQKLDSVDSVVDFLRNQQAGPNPYPGVPAEYSNWRNEQAAWAKSAVLFNQSYHMVELYVRGPDAFDLLQYTAINSFKGFAVNKAKQYVPVTPDGYVIGDVILFYLAENEFSLVGRVPAIEWVEFHAQYPKPDGTKWNVTVERDERTALRTDGVRKNYRFQLQGPNAMKILSTALGEQAPDLKFFNMAHIDIAGKDVIALRHGMAGQPGYELFGPWEDYKAVHSALVEAGKNDGLTLVGGRAYSSNTLESGWLPSPLPATFTGDSQMMKDFRAWAGADSYAGKCSIGGSYVPDSIEGYYLTPWDIGYGHIVKFDHDFVGREALERMSTETHKQKVTLALDNEDMLRVLSSLYAEGERAKYFEFPSAVYSMHPFDEVKNADGKVIGVSTWVGYSSNEGKMLTLAMIDPAEVEFGKEVKLVWGEPNGGTSKPTVEPHVQTEIKAVISPVPYSNVARTAYADSWRATGKGTNA
- a CDS encoding NAD(P)/FAD-dependent oxidoreductase, whose protein sequence is MDSKLPELAPEQPDVLIVGAGISGISMAAHLKMLCPTRSFAIAERRGDLGGTWDLFRYPGIRSDSDMHSFGFRFEPWIDEQSIADGKNILDYLNRVVDERGIREHIAFGQKVLSADWNGAAARWTVTLEGSDGARSTMSPRFLYLGSGYYDYDAPHDPRFPGTDAFGGTIVHPQFWPDRLDYAGKKVVIIGSGATAVTMLPAMARDAAHVTMLQRTPTWMGSRPQKDAVANFLRAVLPEKLAYKITRFKNIRLHNFIFKRARAKPEKVAAFLTKNAQKALGPAWNEKDFVPPYNPWEQRLCLVPDGDLFEAVKAGNASLVTDTIGRFDETGIQLTSGEHLAADIIVTATGLTLTMGGKIALSLDGEPLDFARHWFYRGCMFSNVPNFAVVFGYLNASWTLRADNTANYICEVLNRMETLGADIAVPALAEDHGMAEDNPYAFSSGYLERARHLMPKSAAALPWRHNMDYLADVKDFRERPVDDGVLRFGKAAG
- a CDS encoding methylenetetrahydrofolate reductase encodes the protein MSYSAIHPDWEKPRANMVDGYSLEMTAKEIEGLREAAPLIRPGTQIAVTFLPGEEMEQRVEAAVLVRELGFEPIVHLSARRITSEAELDQYLADITTKAGVKRVFIIAGDPPEPEGPYSTSLDIIETGLLEKHGIEIVGIGGHPEGHPNNTPAELWDWMERKLDAIRKRGMTPLVVTQFAFDDDAIVAWVKEMRARGIDVPVRLGVPGPAGIKRLLGFAKRCGVGASASVMKKYGISLTNLIGSAGPDKLVNSLNKGLGEDAGRVRLHFYPFGALTPSAEWINGYAAKN
- a CDS encoding magnesium and cobalt transport protein CorA, yielding MTIVAARRYSGGRVIDDKLDLATCTLPVPNGQFDWIGVADPTPAELELLQRRYDLHPLAVEDALTQGQGAKAEAFGKQLFVLATTAALDGKEQIVYGQTAIFLGSDFIITVRQGSDRGHAALRRSLEARVNKLSEGPDVVLHGLLDYLVDAYTPLLDALDKAVEEMEEGAIAGFPDQARIRRIFRLRRRLRRFEANVGHMEEVAGKLASTDLPAIDAKAKPYFSDIYDHVRHSLGRGRGLNDTLGSIVEVASLLEQNRQGAITRQLAAWAAILGVPTAIAGIYGMNFQYMPELRWEYGYYAVLAVIAAICAGLFWQFKRIGWF
- the folD gene encoding bifunctional methylenetetrahydrofolate dehydrogenase/methenyltetrahydrofolate cyclohydrolase FolD; protein product: MADIIDGRAVARKLDTETKAQVDALVAAGAPRPGLAVILVGHDPASEVYVGRKLKKSNEVGILSFEHRLPEDTSQEDVLALIGRLNADPEVHGILCQVPLPKHIDTGLVLRSIVPSKDVDGFHPVNVGRLSTGTGGIVPCTPFGVMKLLDTVFDDLTGLDCVVIGKSNIVGKPIAMLLLEREATVTVTHIETKNLPDIARKADVIIAAAGAPELVKGYWVKPGAVIIDVGITRLKNADGTTRLVGDVAFDEVQHARAVTPVPGGVGPMTISCLLANTVQAAKEQLAGTGGDGSEIDFNDLPDRSMIFAEGGK
- a CDS encoding alpha/beta hydrolase, producing MLLLLPGLICDAGIYAAQTAAFPDSKAIDGYGLADSLGAMARIALDQAPERFDLFGHSMGGRVALEVYRLAPQRVRRLAISSTGAHSLRPGEPEKRQALLDIAANGGIEALIEAWLPPMVAPARRGDEGLMEPMRAMCRRAGTATFEAQIKALLARPEQESLLPQIACPMLVMTGSEDSWSPVPQHEAIAAAVPNSELVVVEGAGHMIMPEAPEAVNAAIAHWLSRPAED